The Xenorhabdus doucetiae genome has a window encoding:
- a CDS encoding MalY/PatB family protein, with product MNFAIQWQLQRHGWSIKEEWIVQTPGVVNSLSLIIQTFTQQGDGILIQPPVYGSFYNCSLLNGRHVVTAPLIEKTANYALDIDEFEAAITPKTKLFFLCNPHNPTGHVWSKEELTAMGNVFLRHGIMVISDEIHQDLILTTGKCHQPFASIHDEFADICITCTSPSKTFNLAGLQTSNLFITNKRIREELKQTYTRCSLHIPNMLGLVACEAAYRYGASWLSELLIYLRGNQMFLQQYFDQLPQVKFFKSDALYLGWLDFRNSGIEPKNLQDKLLNHSRLWLDDGIKFGADYAGFARINFACPRSTLSVAMQRLSRLFEE from the coding sequence ATGAATTTTGCTATACAGTGGCAATTACAGCGTCACGGTTGGTCAATTAAAGAAGAGTGGATCGTACAGACTCCTGGTGTGGTAAATAGCCTGAGTCTTATCATCCAGACTTTTACTCAACAGGGGGATGGTATTTTAATTCAGCCGCCGGTTTATGGTTCTTTTTATAACTGTTCATTGCTGAATGGGCGGCATGTAGTCACTGCGCCATTGATTGAGAAAACAGCGAATTATGCGTTGGATATTGATGAATTTGAAGCTGCTATCACACCAAAAACCAAACTGTTTTTTTTGTGTAATCCGCATAATCCAACAGGACATGTATGGAGTAAAGAAGAGTTAACAGCAATGGGAAATGTTTTTTTGCGTCATGGCATTATGGTTATTTCTGATGAAATACATCAAGATTTAATCTTGACCACGGGTAAATGTCATCAGCCCTTTGCCAGTATTCATGATGAGTTTGCAGATATCTGCATTACTTGTACGTCCCCAAGCAAAACATTCAATCTTGCTGGGTTACAGACTTCTAATTTATTTATTACCAATAAAAGAATACGTGAGGAACTCAAACAGACATATACGCGTTGTTCATTGCACATTCCAAATATGTTGGGGCTTGTCGCTTGTGAAGCAGCTTATCGCTATGGGGCATCATGGTTGTCTGAATTATTGATATATTTACGAGGTAATCAAATGTTTCTACAGCAATATTTCGATCAACTTCCTCAAGTTAAATTTTTTAAATCTGATGCTCTTTATCTTGGTTGGCTAGATTTCAGGAACAGTGGCATTGAGCCGAAGAATTTGCAGGATAAATTACTTAACCATTCTCGGTTGTGGTTGGATGACGGTATAAAATTTGGTGCCGACTATGCTGGATTTGCCCGAATTAATTTTGCATGTCCTCGTTCAACGTTAAGTGTCGCTATGCAACGATTAAGCCGACTCTTTGAAGAATAG
- a CDS encoding class I SAM-dependent methyltransferase, whose protein sequence is MRAGKFGRKKVLHLQCHIGLDSFALEILGAEVTAIDYSSLSINYAKKIKDKFGLKTDFYCANVYDLSYLNLGEFDLIYTSYGVIVWLQDLSLWAKTISSHLKLGGDFIIVDEHPFARMFSNPNQDNTPYNSKDIFINTSSGEPIKANYKYSYANRDSVVTNQEQYIWFHSISEIITSLINENLHLTVFKEFDKSFYKAFSQLSKNEEGWWCFDNKMSSIPLMFLLHAQKY, encoded by the coding sequence ATCAGAGCTGGGAAATTTGGAAGGAAAAAAGTCCTTCATCTACAATGTCATATTGGATTAGATAGTTTCGCTCTTGAAATTTTAGGAGCAGAAGTGACAGCTATCGATTATTCTTCTCTATCTATTAATTATGCCAAAAAAATCAAAGATAAATTTGGCCTTAAAACGGACTTTTATTGTGCTAACGTCTATGACTTATCTTATTTAAATCTAGGGGAGTTTGATCTCATTTACACTTCTTATGGAGTTATTGTTTGGCTCCAGGATTTAAGCTTGTGGGCGAAAACAATATCCTCACATCTCAAGTTAGGTGGTGATTTTATTATTGTTGACGAACATCCCTTTGCTCGTATGTTTAGTAATCCTAATCAGGATAACACTCCTTATAATAGTAAAGATATTTTTATTAATACGAGTTCAGGAGAGCCTATAAAAGCAAACTATAAATATTCTTACGCGAATAGAGATAGCGTGGTCACAAATCAGGAACAATATATATGGTTCCACAGTATTTCTGAAATAATAACAAGTTTGATTAATGAAAATCTTCATTTAACTGTGTTTAAAGAGTTTGATAAGAGTTTTTATAAAGCTTTTTCTCAATTATCCAAAAATGAAGAGGGATGGTGGTGTTTTGATAATAAAATGTCATCTATACCATTGATGTTTTTACTACATGCTCAAAAGTATTAA
- a CDS encoding benzoate/H(+) symporter BenE family transporter, with the protein MSSSYSSVHLRDLAHPIIAGLISVIVNYGGTFILVFQAAKVAGLSPELTASWVWSISIGVGITGILLSGFSREPIITAWSTPAAAFLVVSLATTPYAEAIGAYLISAAAFVLLGLSGYFEKVIRLIPTGIASGLLAGILLQFGIGAFSGMSIDPFLAGLLMVTYIVLKRFTARYAVVGILVLGLAFLLMQGRVSLSELELKFAAPVFTMPEFSLNTLLSVALPLFLITLTGQYMPGMLVLRNDGFKTSANPIVAITGLGSLLMAPFGSHAFNIAAITAAICTGKEAHEDPSKRWISGIAAGIFYILVGIFGVTLAAVFMAFPPVFITTLAGLALLGTIGGSLANAVADLKGREAALVTFLAASANINLLGISGAFWGLLIGLMAYAVLNGRLLSPC; encoded by the coding sequence ATGTCTTCTTCATATTCATCTGTTCACTTACGTGATCTTGCCCATCCTATTATTGCTGGCCTGATTTCCGTCATCGTTAACTACGGCGGCACTTTTATTCTGGTTTTTCAGGCGGCAAAAGTCGCTGGTCTCAGCCCGGAGCTGACCGCTTCGTGGGTATGGTCGATATCGATTGGCGTGGGGATCACGGGGATACTGCTCAGTGGGTTTTCCCGTGAACCGATCATCACCGCATGGTCAACGCCAGCGGCAGCGTTTCTTGTGGTATCGCTGGCGACAACACCTTACGCCGAAGCAATAGGGGCTTACCTGATTTCTGCCGCTGCATTCGTGCTGCTTGGCTTGTCAGGTTACTTTGAGAAAGTCATTCGTCTGATCCCGACGGGGATAGCTTCTGGGTTGCTGGCTGGTATTCTCCTCCAGTTTGGTATCGGGGCTTTCAGTGGCATGAGTATTGATCCCTTTTTGGCGGGATTACTGATGGTTACCTACATCGTGCTAAAACGCTTTACTGCCCGTTACGCGGTGGTGGGTATCCTCGTGCTAGGTCTGGCTTTCCTGCTTATGCAAGGGAGAGTTTCCCTGTCTGAATTGGAACTCAAGTTTGCTGCCCCTGTTTTCACCATGCCGGAATTTTCATTGAATACCTTGCTGAGTGTCGCATTACCGCTGTTCCTGATTACCCTGACGGGGCAATACATGCCCGGCATGTTGGTGCTGCGCAATGATGGCTTTAAAACCAGTGCCAACCCGATCGTGGCTATCACCGGATTAGGATCTTTGCTGATGGCACCGTTCGGCTCACACGCATTTAATATTGCCGCAATCACGGCGGCAATTTGCACTGGCAAAGAAGCCCATGAAGATCCGTCCAAACGTTGGATTTCAGGTATTGCCGCCGGTATTTTTTACATCCTTGTCGGCATATTTGGTGTGACACTGGCCGCCGTTTTCATGGCTTTCCCACCCGTATTCATTACCACGTTGGCAGGGCTTGCCCTGTTGGGAACGATTGGCGGTAGTCTCGCTAACGCAGTGGCTGATTTAAAAGGCCGTGAGGCCGCGTTGGTCACATTTCTTGCTGCCTCCGCCAACATCAATTTACTGGGGATTAGCGGCGCATTCTGGGGATTATTGATTGGCCTTATGGCTTATGCCGTGCTTAATGGTCGTTTGCTATCCCCGTGTTAA
- the pdxR gene encoding MocR-like pyridoxine biosynthesis transcription factor PdxR produces the protein MIKTFELETLKIRLNEADFQRLDLHQRIQRALRALILEGALAPGMKLPATRTLAKSLGVARDTVENAYVLLHRDGFIVRRAGSGSYVSDTLGMELRGLARKRIKSQELPSRRKAIGSGLSQRGRVIFNSGGVTDQQMIRPFATGLPETRTFPTDVWERLQRQAMKDYRANVLLHGDPQGAEPLRKAIAAYLNLERGAKVSPDQILVLSSTRQSLFLCAQLLVDAGGPILMENPGYFGAKKAFEAAETNIVPVNVDEQGIRTDLLKADGSGANCVYVTPSHQYPTGVTLSLERRFELINWAAENNKWIIEDDYDSEFHYDGLPIACVQGLDQYQRTIYLGTFSKTLYPGLRMGYMAVPHELIDAFTYARSIMDGHTPQILQLTLARFMEDGYYNSHVRAMRKLYAGRRKIMLDAISQHLDGIVTALRPEGGLQIPCLLEHGWSEEKTIRQAAMAGIQLPGLSRLYFGEDKKQGWILGYSSLAGYEIEAAMLRLSRILKKRTP, from the coding sequence ATGATAAAGACGTTCGAACTTGAAACGCTAAAAATACGGCTGAATGAGGCTGACTTTCAACGGCTAGACCTGCATCAGCGTATCCAGCGTGCCCTGCGCGCCCTGATCCTTGAGGGTGCCCTTGCTCCTGGGATGAAATTGCCGGCCACTCGCACGCTGGCTAAATCACTTGGGGTTGCCCGTGACACCGTTGAAAACGCTTATGTGCTACTGCATCGCGATGGCTTCATCGTTCGTCGTGCCGGTTCAGGGAGCTATGTGTCCGACACCTTGGGTATGGAACTACGGGGATTAGCCCGTAAGCGAATAAAATCGCAGGAACTTCCGAGTAGAAGGAAAGCGATAGGTTCTGGCCTTAGCCAACGCGGGAGAGTCATTTTTAACAGCGGCGGCGTTACCGACCAGCAGATGATTAGGCCATTTGCCACAGGCTTACCTGAAACCCGCACTTTCCCGACTGATGTTTGGGAACGTCTGCAACGTCAGGCGATGAAGGACTACCGCGCCAATGTGTTACTGCATGGCGATCCACAAGGTGCGGAACCGTTACGCAAAGCGATTGCGGCTTACCTAAACCTTGAGCGCGGGGCTAAAGTTTCTCCTGATCAAATCTTGGTGCTGAGTAGTACCCGACAATCCTTGTTTTTATGTGCCCAATTGCTGGTCGATGCCGGAGGCCCCATTTTAATGGAAAATCCCGGCTACTTTGGCGCTAAAAAAGCATTTGAAGCCGCAGAAACCAACATCGTTCCTGTCAATGTCGATGAACAAGGCATCCGCACCGATCTATTAAAGGCTGATGGTAGCGGGGCTAACTGTGTCTACGTCACCCCATCTCACCAGTACCCGACTGGCGTCACTTTATCGCTGGAGCGTCGGTTTGAGTTAATCAATTGGGCTGCCGAAAATAATAAATGGATTATCGAGGACGATTACGACAGTGAATTCCATTACGATGGACTCCCTATCGCCTGCGTCCAGGGTCTGGACCAGTATCAAAGAACAATCTATCTCGGCACTTTCAGTAAAACACTCTACCCTGGCCTCAGAATGGGTTATATGGCGGTGCCGCATGAATTAATTGATGCGTTCACTTATGCACGCAGCATCATGGATGGACACACGCCGCAAATACTACAGTTAACATTAGCCCGTTTTATGGAGGATGGTTACTACAATTCCCATGTTCGTGCCATGCGTAAATTATACGCCGGGCGCAGGAAAATTATGCTGGATGCCATTAGCCAACATTTAGACGGCATTGTCACGGCGCTCAGACCAGAAGGAGGACTGCAAATCCCCTGCTTATTAGAACATGGCTGGTCAGAGGAAAAAACCATCCGCCAAGCCGCCATGGCGGGAATACAGCTCCCCGGACTGAGCCGGCTGTATTTTGGCGAGGACAAAAAACAAGGCTGGATATTGGGTTATTCTTCTCTGGCTGGCTATGAAATCGAGGCGGCTATGTTGCGCCTTTCCCGGATACTGAAGAAAAGAACGCCTTGA
- a CDS encoding Gfo/Idh/MocA family oxidoreductase produces MINNNLIVNLLLIGFGPHDKRIYYPLLEEEINNPQLNLCAAVDLISEKSNIESYLSDKKLKPEIIYLGDNNIKDELSLYEKKILTEILHKYSINGVIIATEPLVHLKYAKWALNAGLSILMDKPISSYENISTSIEKSIKISDDYYFLNSLYQEKKRSNPCQVFSLMAQRRYQTSFNLIKERLTECFTMTNCPVTNIQTFHSDGQWRMPTEIVEQHYHPYNQGYGKCSHSGYHYFDIIPFVLEAAISEDKKYDNIDVFSMAIRPDDILHQFTLNDYRKLFGRQSFDEVNHYDENQLNVLLGSFGEVDCSSNICFKRGDRTITAASINLCHNGYSQRNWITAAGRDLYRGNGRVAHESHILQQGPFQSIHFHSYKSDELSVGHHHDNHHCIGTKEHLEIYVFRNHKILGGKHIEVIDINDIIAIEGGRKGLKGKSKAKAFYEFIAGIRGEISAEDMVSDFSKHEIGATLTSAIYQSISHRYHQLSPLINRRFCANKNVLKLEEPVN; encoded by the coding sequence ATGATAAATAATAATCTTATAGTCAATCTGTTATTGATTGGATTTGGTCCTCATGATAAAAGAATATATTATCCATTGTTGGAGGAGGAGATTAATAATCCTCAATTGAATCTATGTGCTGCGGTGGATTTAATATCTGAAAAGTCAAATATTGAATCATATTTGTCAGATAAGAAACTTAAGCCAGAAATAATATATTTAGGTGATAATAATATTAAGGATGAATTAAGTTTATATGAAAAAAAGATACTAACTGAAATTTTACATAAATATTCTATCAATGGGGTTATTATTGCAACTGAGCCATTGGTTCATCTTAAATATGCTAAATGGGCTCTAAATGCAGGGTTATCTATCTTGATGGATAAACCAATATCTTCTTACGAAAATATCTCTACTTCAATTGAGAAGTCGATAAAAATTTCTGATGATTACTATTTTCTCAATTCACTATATCAGGAAAAAAAACGTAGTAATCCATGTCAGGTTTTTTCTTTGATGGCACAAAGGAGGTATCAAACATCTTTTAATTTAATTAAAGAGCGTCTTACTGAATGTTTTACTATGACGAATTGTCCGGTAACAAACATACAAACTTTTCATTCTGATGGACAATGGCGTATGCCAACTGAGATTGTGGAACAGCATTATCATCCTTATAACCAAGGATATGGAAAATGTTCGCATAGTGGTTATCACTACTTTGATATCATTCCTTTTGTGTTAGAGGCTGCTATCAGTGAAGACAAAAAATACGATAATATTGATGTGTTCTCGATGGCAATTCGACCTGATGACATTCTGCATCAGTTTACTTTAAATGACTACCGAAAATTGTTTGGTCGGCAATCTTTTGATGAGGTTAATCATTATGATGAGAATCAATTAAACGTATTATTAGGAAGTTTTGGTGAAGTTGATTGCAGTAGCAATATTTGTTTTAAACGAGGAGATAGGACGATAACTGCTGCTTCTATAAATTTGTGTCATAATGGATATTCGCAGCGAAATTGGATAACAGCTGCTGGCCGTGATCTTTATAGGGGTAATGGTCGTGTCGCACATGAATCTCATATATTGCAGCAGGGACCCTTTCAGTCAATTCATTTTCATTCATACAAATCAGATGAACTTTCTGTTGGTCATCATCATGACAATCATCATTGTATTGGCACAAAGGAACATTTGGAGATTTATGTTTTTCGAAACCATAAAATCCTTGGTGGAAAACATATTGAGGTTATTGATATTAATGACATTATTGCTATAGAAGGTGGACGAAAGGGTCTGAAAGGTAAATCAAAAGCCAAAGCATTTTATGAATTTATTGCTGGTATAAGGGGCGAAATTTCAGCGGAAGATATGGTATCGGATTTCAGTAAACACGAAATTGGTGCCACTCTGACATCAGCGATCTATCAATCTATTAGTCATCGCTATCATCAATTAAGTCCTCTGATTAATCGTCGTTTTTGTGCCAACAAAAATGTTTTAAAGCTAGAGGAACCTGTTAATTGA
- a CDS encoding IS630 family transposase: protein MRHHEQAGKPIVYLDESGFEQSMPRMHGYSPKGQRCFGLHDWQAKGRINVIGAIIKNTFVTLSVFGGNINADVFHAWMTQDLLPKLPSGAVIVMDNASFHKRHDTRQAIADHGCQLEWLPPYSPDLNPIEHKWAGAKATRRRERCSIDELFKKHVNYV, encoded by the coding sequence ATCCGCCACCATGAGCAGGCAGGCAAACCGATTGTTTATCTGGATGAAAGCGGTTTTGAGCAATCGATGCCACGAATGCACGGTTATTCCCCAAAAGGACAGCGCTGTTTCGGTCTACACGATTGGCAGGCCAAAGGGCGGATTAATGTCATCGGTGCCATCATTAAAAATACCTTTGTAACCTTAAGCGTATTTGGCGGGAATATTAATGCGGATGTCTTTCATGCCTGGATGACCCAAGATTTGTTGCCAAAGCTCCCAAGTGGAGCCGTGATTGTCATGGATAATGCCTCATTCCATAAACGCCATGACACGCGACAAGCAATAGCCGACCACGGATGCCAGTTGGAGTGGTTACCGCCTTACAGCCCGGATTTAAATCCTATCGAACATAAATGGGCGGGAGCAAAAGCCACAAGAAGGCGAGAAAGATGTTCTATTGATGAACTATTCAAAAAACACGTGAATTATGTCTAA
- a CDS encoding multidrug effflux MFS transporter encodes MTRKRSIIVQLIWLFPLVIATPLGLDLCLPGMPMISRELGSLQGMTQWLISGFVLCLSLSQLLFGPMVDQLGSQRVFLYGGVFYTLGSLGVYFADSFSLMVVLRLMQGCSAGAMGVSVLASIPLRFQGAAIGKAFSILNGVISLVPVLAPIIGGVLVVSYGWRSSFYVLGIFTLLCCLLALWKPLPKKCQDTEFQLVTIFSGYLKVLRHPEFLLGCFASSFGFASQLIFFSSSPIVLIEVLHIPVDRFGYYFSVNAVAITAGSLLTARLLGVVKVTKMLSGGALLLLLAMFGFVLTVYLFRISVWPYLISATFGSLGFAILIGTGAAIALSPFTHLAGRASAMMAAIQMSFSSLIAWLVITYWSSSWWSMMIAYFLLAIAIWILLFVYKVNTPIMDTN; translated from the coding sequence ATGACACGGAAAAGAAGTATTATTGTACAACTTATCTGGCTATTTCCGTTAGTGATTGCGACACCATTGGGTTTGGATCTCTGCCTGCCAGGTATGCCAATGATATCTCGTGAATTAGGTAGCTTACAGGGAATGACCCAATGGTTGATTAGTGGGTTTGTACTGTGCTTAAGTTTAAGTCAGTTACTTTTTGGGCCGATGGTCGATCAATTGGGATCTCAACGTGTCTTCTTATATGGAGGTGTCTTTTATACGTTGGGAAGCTTAGGCGTATATTTTGCTGATAGTTTCTCTTTAATGGTAGTATTGCGGTTGATGCAAGGCTGTAGTGCGGGTGCGATGGGAGTTTCCGTTCTTGCCAGTATTCCATTACGTTTTCAAGGCGCGGCAATAGGAAAAGCATTCAGTATACTTAATGGCGTAATAAGCTTAGTGCCAGTATTGGCCCCTATTATTGGTGGCGTATTGGTCGTGAGCTATGGTTGGCGGTCTAGCTTTTATGTACTGGGAATTTTCACTCTATTATGCTGTCTTCTTGCTTTATGGAAACCGTTACCTAAAAAATGTCAGGATACGGAATTTCAGCTTGTAACGATATTTTCAGGATATCTAAAAGTGCTGCGTCACCCCGAATTTTTACTTGGATGTTTTGCAAGTAGTTTTGGATTTGCGTCCCAATTGATCTTCTTCTCCAGTTCACCCATTGTACTTATTGAAGTGTTACATATTCCGGTTGATAGATTTGGTTATTATTTCTCTGTTAATGCAGTTGCTATCACTGCTGGTAGCCTGTTAACGGCCAGATTATTAGGGGTAGTAAAAGTAACTAAGATGCTGAGTGGTGGTGCATTGTTGTTATTATTGGCAATGTTCGGTTTTGTTTTAACTGTTTATCTTTTTAGGATTTCAGTTTGGCCATACCTCATTTCGGCCACATTTGGAAGTTTAGGGTTTGCCATATTAATTGGCACAGGTGCAGCTATTGCATTGTCTCCATTTACTCATTTAGCTGGTCGTGCATCTGCAATGATGGCAGCAATACAGATGTCATTTTCATCATTGATTGCCTGGCTAGTTATAACCTACTGGAGTAGCAGCTGGTGGTCAATGATGATTGCTTATTTCTTGTTAGCTATAGCGATTTGGATACTGCTATTTGTATATAAAGTAAATACTCCAATTATGGATACCAATTAA
- a CDS encoding carbamoyltransferase C-terminal domain-containing protein, which yields MKEIVLAINIPILADGTVTYDGNVVLADRNKVIMAIAEERVSKEKYDGKVTYAVKETLERNNLTLSDISAISVVSFGQPMTDLDMIDDNLKKELDELFPDFNNIHIVKSHHSAHALSAISQTDIKRALVVVADHTGNIIGERTDPIVLENNAAEQVSYYLYENDDLHLIAQDNTHPCDQGYGRFYGDVTCYLGFDSYRESGKTMGLASFGDPDVFSDYSPFIETDTGVVSALINEDYTEDCTKDIQSWFKKQGIDIPDRRTKSGVIRPFDMHLAAWAQEQLHKSIIHRVKGLIDKYNVDTLCVVGGVAMNSVMNRKLEEELNITVYVPPSPGDAGLALGAAADYFWKKDNSIPKFNSSPYLGPIYSEDEIAKSVRAYEKEFIIKRINDPEHRAAHLIADGKVIGWFQDRSEYGPRALGNRSILALPSNSWTKEILNSQIKLREWFRPYAPVVLEEDADNYFDMLSPVSYMMKVAPVKARAKLDMPACIHVDGTARLQTVSSASNQKFYNLIQELKNITGVPVVLNTSFNLAGMPIVESPIDAINCFRKAIGMYALFIGNYML from the coding sequence ATGAAAGAAATAGTTTTAGCTATTAATATTCCTATATTAGCAGACGGTACCGTGACTTATGATGGAAATGTCGTATTGGCTGATAGAAATAAAGTTATTATGGCAATAGCCGAAGAGCGGGTTTCAAAGGAAAAGTATGATGGTAAAGTTACTTATGCAGTAAAGGAAACGTTGGAAAGAAATAATCTCACTCTGTCTGATATTTCAGCAATTTCTGTTGTCAGTTTTGGTCAACCGATGACTGACTTAGATATGATTGATGATAACCTCAAAAAAGAATTAGATGAGTTATTTCCTGATTTTAACAATATTCATATTGTGAAGTCACATCATTCTGCCCATGCTTTGAGTGCTATTAGTCAAACGGATATTAAGCGTGCATTGGTTGTTGTTGCTGATCACACAGGTAATATTATTGGTGAAAGAACTGATCCTATAGTGTTGGAAAATAATGCAGCTGAACAGGTTAGTTATTATTTGTATGAGAATGATGACTTGCATCTGATAGCCCAAGACAATACACATCCTTGCGACCAAGGTTATGGGCGATTTTATGGTGATGTAACTTGTTATCTCGGATTTGACAGTTATCGTGAATCAGGTAAAACCATGGGGCTTGCTTCATTTGGTGATCCTGATGTTTTTTCTGACTATTCGCCGTTTATTGAAACTGATACTGGTGTGGTATCTGCCCTGATAAATGAAGATTATACTGAGGATTGTACGAAAGATATTCAGAGCTGGTTTAAAAAGCAGGGCATTGACATCCCAGATCGGCGTACAAAGTCTGGTGTCATTCGTCCTTTTGACATGCATTTGGCCGCGTGGGCTCAGGAACAGTTACATAAATCAATTATTCATCGAGTGAAGGGACTAATTGATAAATATAATGTTGATACACTATGTGTTGTTGGTGGTGTGGCTATGAATTCAGTGATGAATCGTAAACTGGAAGAAGAGCTGAATATTACTGTTTATGTGCCCCCTTCTCCTGGTGACGCAGGTTTGGCTCTCGGAGCAGCAGCTGATTATTTCTGGAAAAAAGATAATAGCATTCCTAAATTTAACTCTTCACCTTATTTAGGTCCTATTTATTCAGAAGATGAAATTGCGAAGAGTGTTCGTGCTTATGAAAAGGAATTCATTATTAAGCGAATAAATGATCCTGAACATCGAGCTGCACATTTAATTGCTGATGGTAAAGTAATTGGTTGGTTTCAGGATCGTAGTGAATATGGGCCAAGAGCATTGGGTAATCGCAGCATTCTTGCTTTGCCATCGAATAGTTGGACAAAAGAAATTCTCAATAGCCAAATTAAGTTACGTGAATGGTTCAGGCCTTATGCTCCTGTGGTTTTAGAGGAAGATGCTGATAACTATTTTGATATGTTATCTCCTGTTTCGTATATGATGAAAGTTGCTCCGGTTAAAGCACGAGCTAAACTTGATATGCCTGCCTGTATTCATGTGGATGGTACAGCCAGATTACAAACTGTATCCTCTGCTTCGAATCAAAAATTTTATAATTTGATTCAAGAATTGAAAAATATCACGGGTGTGCCTGTAGTGCTCAATACTAGCTTTAATTTGGCGGGTATGCCAATTGTTGAATCTCCTATTGATGCTATTAATTGTTTTAGAAAAGCGATTGGAATGTATGCGTTATTTATTGGTAATTATATGTTGTAA